From the Hylaeus volcanicus isolate JK05 chromosome 4, UHH_iyHylVolc1.0_haploid, whole genome shotgun sequence genome, one window contains:
- the LOC128875369 gene encoding uncharacterized protein LOC128875369 — MLLLFLLLFLPLLTATETTQPTMMEDGWRLQSKDARSPAEWIGDGILNVVDTVLPVSRSSVEARKKKKMKLNKYLIPLIVGFMLIKSILLPIALKTLAILSGKAVVLSLMSLILAAIVGLKKVAQSHSGGGYDVVPLGKYRRQDVFEMADDTAESEPYKFYRERRKRK; from the exons ATGTTGCTGCTGTTCCTGCTGCTGTTCCTGCCCCTGCTGACGGCGACGGAGACCACGCAGCCTACCATGATGGAGGACGGATGGAGGCTGCAATCGAAGGACGCGAGGAGTCCTGCAGAGTGGATCGGTGATGGGATTCTGAACGTCGTCGACACTGTTCTACCTGTGTCCAGATCTTCTGTGGAAG CCcgtaagaagaagaagatgaagttGAACAAATACCTCATACCCCTGATCGTGGGGTTCATGCTGATCAAGTCGATCCTCCTACCAATTGCACTGAAGACCCTAGCCATTCTGAGTGGCAAAGCAGTGGTGCTCAGTCTAATGAGTCTGATCCTAGCAGCCATCGTCGGCCTGAAGAAGGTCGCCCAGAGCCACTCAGGCGGCGGCTACGACGTGGTGCCCTTGGGTAAATACAGGAGGCAGGATGTGTTCGAAATGGCGGACGACACTGCAGAGTCGGAgccttataaattttatagagAACGGcgtaaaagaaagtaa
- the LOC128875008 gene encoding uncharacterized protein LOC128875008, with product MRSRVNLVAILLTLSCVARVLESARSDDKGHKGYSVGKKVFKEAHSKIAPQSAIFLRGEDKTKLVKTQTRHNVLPLSKDYLGGPDRPRRRKRKMDRTMMALLMAYKMKFFALIPTMLGGLILLKATALLAGFFFALFAAVLGLKVR from the exons ATGAGATCGAGAGTGAATCTAGTCGCCATTCTGCTGACCCTGAGCTGCGTTGCTCGCGTGCTGGAGTCTGCTAGGTCGGACGATAAGGGCCACAAGGGGTACTCCGTGGGGAAGAAGGTCTTCAAGGAAGCGCACAGCAAGATCGCGCCGCAGAGTGCGATCTTCCTGCGGGGAGAGGACAAAACGAAGCTCGTCAAGACCCAGACGAGGCACAATGTTCTTCCGCTCTCCAAGGACTACCTGGGCGGTCCAG ACCGTCCCCgtcgaaggaaacgaaaaatggACCGCACGATGATGGCGCTGCTAATGGCGTACAAGATGAAGTTCTTCGCCCTGATTCCGACCATGCTCGGAGGGCTGATCCTCCTCAAGGCCACCGCCCTTCTCGCTGGATTCTTCTTCGCCCTGTTCGCCGCCGTCCTCGGCCTGAAGGTGCGCTGA
- the LOC128875372 gene encoding uncharacterized protein LOC128875372 — MNKLVILGLLVASAVAVPMPDPNVVQVNRDLDCLEQENALFSCVFVKTVSTLDRAARSSDIDIIDGVKFVRDTPMERNGKDLKTEMDIMNELPRDTSDRALKLVSMLYESAMSFMKSHSLKLSMPDEGSISRALNEGRGKMKKMILPIIAAVALKIFALVPILLGGLGLLVLKALFVGKIALLVAGVLAFQRLFGSGSSGAASIFSKNTQPAPAWLDSGSQPWPASAATQSQGYYKRSFDEKMDAHSMAYAAQAPIMNEAH; from the exons ATGAACAAGTTGGTGATTCTGGGACTTTTGGTGGCGTCCGCGGTGGCAGTGCCCATGCCAGACCCTAACGTCGTGCAGGTGAACAGGGATCTCGATTGCTTGGAGCAAGAGAACGCGCTGTTCAGTTGCGTCTTCGTCAAGACCGTCAGCACGCTGGACAGGGCTGCCAGGTCCAGCGACATCGACATCATCGATGGCGTCAAGTTCGTGCGGGATACGCCTA TGGAACGCAACGGCAAAGACCTGAAGACTGAGATGGACATCATGAACGAGCTGCCCAGGGACACCTCCGACAGAGCTTTGAAATTGGTCAGCATGCTTTACGAGTCGGCGATGTCCTTCATGAAGTCTCACAGCCTGAAGCTGAGCATGCCCGACGAGGGATCAATTTCTCGCGCTCTCAACGAAG GTCGCGGCAAGATGAAGAAGATGATTCTTCCCATAATCGCCGCAGTAGCACTCAAGATTTTCGCTCTGGTGCCCATCCTTCTGGGAGGTCTGGGTCTCCTGGTCCTGAAGGCTCTGTTCGTAGGCAAGATCGCCCTTCTGGTAGCCGGTGTGTTAGCTTTCCAGAGGCTGTTCGGCAGTGGCAGCTCGGGAGCCGCCAGCATCTTCAGCAAGAACACCCAGCCTGCCCCTGCGTGGCTCGACAGCGGTAGCCAGCCTTGGCCAGCCTCTGCTGCGACCCAATCCCAAGGATACTACAAGCGGAGCTTCGACGAGAAGATGGACGCTCACTCGATGGCGTACGCTGCTCAGGCACCTATCATGAACGAGGCTCACTAA
- the LOC128875334 gene encoding uncharacterized protein LOC128875334, which translates to MDLSKCVFVLLACSAFVYASTTTKDDDGIVDRGFRAMYRVYEECQHRNMAVSPCLKKKAISFFERLGRMRTLPLSENFELIRTTDEAPKSSIADLEASLGRNAGSKDEILTEILLDRVASLLNSFNVQIRLPKTSPGELKRGMEEGRGKMKKMMGMMMMGMAMKMAALIPLALGVLFLLAGKALIISKIALVLSLIIGLKKLLSQKQSHDHGGWQQSGGGWDRSLKGALGSTETTTTEAAQNYAHSLAYSARHLH; encoded by the coding sequence ATGGATCTGTCCAAGTGTGTGTTCGTCTTGTTGGCGTGCAGTGCGTTCGTCTACGCGTCCACGACGACGAAGGACGACGACGGTATCGTCGACAGGGGGTTCCGAGCGATGTACCGCGTCTACGAGGAGTGCCAGCACCGCAACATGGCCGTCTCGCCGTGTCTGAAGAAGAAGGCGATATCGTTCTTCGAGAGGCTGGGCAGAATGCGTACTCTGCCGCTGTCGGAGAACTTCGAGCTGATCAGAACCACCGACGAGGCGCCGAAGAGCTCCATCGCCGACTTGGAGGCTAGTCTGGGGAGAAACGCTGGCAGTAAAGACGAGATCCTGACGGAGATCCTGCTGGATCGGGTCGCCTCGCTGTTGAACAGCTTCAACGTGCAGATTCGTCTGCCTAAAACGAGCCCTGGCGAGCTGAAGAGAGGCATGGAGGAGGGCCGTggtaaaatgaagaaaatgatGGGCATGATGATGATGGGGATGGCCATGAAGATGGCGGCGCTGATACCCCTAGCCTTGGGAGTGCTGTTCCTGCTCGCTGGAAAGGCCCTGATTATCAGCAAGATCGCTCTGGTCCTGTCGCTGATCATCGGGCTGAAGAAGCTCCTCAGTCAGAAGCAGAGTCACGACCATGGCGGTTGGCAGCAAAGCGGCGGTGGATGGGACAGGAGTCTGAAGGGTGCCCTTGGATCCACCGAGACTACCACGacggaggcggcgcaaaacTACGCGCACAGCTTGGCCTATTCTGCGCGACATCTTCATTGA
- the LOC128874914 gene encoding uncharacterized protein LOC128874914, with protein sequence MKRGLGSLCLLVLISTGVTVIMEPTEEPILTNEDPATFNEAFSSCLSRKEFGTLECVNRGALSTLQSLNHKDDLDFGDVHLERADGYGRELLDWDYDPKDFGNIVTAATRLMERRSLKWSLDSLYPGLQLRAGPMLNGNGVLEFVLNERATTFGDRQTGTGRQMMRHLLLPFLLGFKFNLASLIPLLFGFLLIITKKALLLTKIALFVSGLLGWNSLFSSAAAPYPGAGFNGFPAYLQEAPGGGFPYHDHQNYQHRPYGGYRITDLNPYSQHVIREVVDVYDNAEEMKNKRSGKNFVWVKGS encoded by the exons ATGAAGCGAGGGCTTGGCAGCCTGTGCCTTCTGGTTCTCATATCCACAGGCGTCACGGTGATAATGGAGCCGACGGAGGAGCCGATCCTCACCAACGAGGACCCAGCCACCTTCAACGAAGCCTTTAGCTCTTGTCTGTCCAGAAAAGAGTTCGGCACTCTGGAGTGCGTGAATCGCGGCGCCTTAAGTACCCTTCAGTCCCTAAATCACAAGGACGATCTGGACTTTGGAGACGTTCACCTCGAGAGAGCCGACGGATACGGTAGGGAGCTCCTGGACTGGGACTACGACCCCAAGGACTTTGGGAATATCGTCACCGCAGCTACCAGGTTGATGGAACGCAGAAGCCTCAAGTGGAGTCTTGATAGTTTGTATCCGGGACTCCAGTTGCGTGCTGGACCCATGCTGAATGGAAACGGGGTGCTGGAGTTCGTGTTGAATGAAAGGGCAACGACCTTTGGCGATAGGCAGACTGGAACAG gaAGGCAAATGATGAGACACCTGCTGCTACCCTTCCTTCTAGGATTCAAGTTCAACCTGGCCTCCCTGATTCCACTTCTCTTTGGGTTCCTGCTGATAATCACGAAGAAAGCACTGCTGCTGACCAAGATAGCCCTCTTCGTGAGTGGTCTGCTAGGATGGAACTCGTTGTTCTCCAGTGCTGCAGCGCCCTATCCAGGAGCCGGATTCAACGGGTTCCCCGCGTACCTTCAGGAGGCACCAGGAGGAGGATTCCCTTATCACGATCATCAGAATTACCAACATCGACCCTACGGAGGCTACCGAATTACCGACCTGAACCCATACAGTCAGCACGTGATCAGAGAGGTGGTCGACGTTTACGATAATGCCGAAGAGATGAAGAATAAACGAAGCGGAAAGAATTTCGTTTGGGTCAAGGGCAGCTGA
- the LOC128875208 gene encoding uncharacterized protein LOC128875208, whose amino-acid sequence MTGPKAAGIIFVLHLTLLLHLAVSKNEYTKLFDRCAREKNAFDCLKQRALEILDSAITDNSVYVLNDYVTITRDPSSGARGTDRSLKDENGTELTLDQKLDNKFHEYVASRSIQLTIPGDTFEGRRKKNKGYGAIMMGALAVGAMMAQLAYGKIAFIAGTALLTAKIALVLSAIVGLKKLVSSQGGGGHEVIYATGSEHHGSYGGGGGGGGYGGGWQRAMDGVSPT is encoded by the exons ATGACGGGGCCCAAGGCCGCGGGAATTATTTTCGTCCTTCATCTGACGCTGCTCCTCCACCTGGCGGTTAGCAAAAACGAGTACACGAAGCTGTTTGACCGATGCGCACGCGAGAAGAACGCCTTCGACTGCCTGAAGCAGAGGGCCTTGGAGATCCTGGACTCCGCCATCACGGACAATTCGGTGTACGTGCTGAACGACTACGTGACCATTACCAGGGACCCCTCATCTGGTGCCAGAGGCACCGATAGGTCGCTCAAGGACGAGAATGGAACGGAGTTAACCCTAGACCAGAAGCTGGACAACAAGTTTCACGAATACGTTGCGTCTAGGAGCATTCAACTCACCATCCCTGGGGACACTTTCGAAG GTCGCAGGAAGAAGAACAAGGGTTACGGAGCGATAATGATGGGAGCCCTGGCAGTGGGAG CAATGATGGCGCAGCTGGCTTATGGCAAAATCGCCTTCATCGCGGGTACGGCGTTGCTGACTGCGAAGATAGCCTTGGTCCTGAGCGCTATCGTTGGTCTGAAGAAGCTGGTGTCCAGTCAAGGTGGTGGAGGTCACGAAGTGATCTATGCGACTGGCTCGGAGCACCATGGAAGCTATGGAGGCGGTGGAGGCGGCGGTGGATACGGCGGAGGCTGGCAAAGGGCTATGGATGGTGTTTCACCCACTTGA
- the LOC128874823 gene encoding uncharacterized protein LOC128874823, with amino-acid sequence MGDRWGGQSALNMLRRMFAVLPLWGIIALCSASAVRRNVDLGVASTIDCGKDGNSTACASRVQEVESGSNRTVFRVSRGLDGGSLGYGDGGVEEVSSRKKKNRGNWKLLVYFLGAGKLTMLYILIHAVAAVAGKALVVGKVALAIATAVLLKKSLEHKEKILYEIVKHPHYSYEHTHSSSVDLDHNGGFGEHDFGHRKRRRTYIK; translated from the exons ATGGGCGATCGTTGGGGCGGCCAGTCCGCGTTGAACATGCTTCGACGTATGTTCGCTGTTCTGCCTCTGTGGGGTATTATAGCACTCTGCAGCGCGTCTGCCGTCCGTCGGAATGTCGATCTTGGAGTGGCGAGTACGATCGATTGCGGGAAGGATGGGAATTCGACAGCTTGCGCGTCGAGGGTACAGGAAGTTGAGTCTGGGAGCAATAGGACGGTGTTCAGAGTGTCCAGGGGGCTCGATGGAGGATCTCTGGGATACGGAGACGGGGGAGTCGAAGAGG TCTCCTCGCGCAAGAAGAAGAACAGAGGGAACTGGAAGCTGTTGGTCTACTTTCTCGGAGCAGGGAAGCTGACGATGCTTTATATTCTCATTCATGCTGTCGCTGCGGTTGCTGGAAAAGCTCTGGTCGTTGGAAAAGTCGCCCTCGCCATTGCCACTGCGGTCTTGCTGAAAAAATCACTAG aGCACAAGgagaaaattttatacgaaataGTCAAACATCCGCATTATAGCTACGAACACACGCACAGCTCGAGCGTGGACCTCGATCATAATGGTGGATTTGGTGAACATGACTTTGGCCACAGGAAACGACGAAGAActtacataaaatga